In Lacibacter sp. H375, one DNA window encodes the following:
- a CDS encoding FGGY family carbohydrate kinase, which yields MSSQKFILAVDQGTSSTKSLVFDGKGQAIAKGSENLYTHYSDNGFVEQEPEVIYQNVLASVKKCLDQFAEKGFDQNEIAAVGISNQRETFVIWDKNGKPLHHAVVWQCKRSVQICEELKQSGLSKSVNEKTGLVIDPYFSATKLIWLFQNNTAVREAIQKGEAYFGTIDTWLLYKLTNGQSYATDYTNASRTLLFNLHSLQWDAELINKFGLTGIHLPEIKSSSALFAETDLAGLLEKNIPVTAMIGDSHAAAFGEGCFEKGTAKATLGTGCSILMNIGDKPVQSNNGMVTTVCWSANGRIDYAFEGVIVSCGATIEWLKNEMNLFTDSKETEAMATSVADNGGVYLIPAFSGLGSPHWDMERRASLTGISFGTTKNHIVRAALESIPYQIKDVIVAMEKDAGVSLQELNADGGITSNTFVIQFLTDLLNKNVATIGMPDVSALGAAYLAGLQTGVYKSIEALKKLNANKKNNLPQADLSNVNKGYAGWQNEINN from the coding sequence ATGAGTAGTCAGAAATTTATATTGGCAGTTGATCAGGGCACAAGCTCTACCAAATCATTGGTATTTGATGGGAAAGGGCAGGCTATTGCCAAAGGCTCAGAGAATTTGTATACACATTATTCAGACAATGGCTTTGTAGAACAGGAACCCGAAGTGATCTATCAGAATGTATTGGCATCTGTAAAAAAATGTTTGGATCAGTTTGCAGAAAAAGGATTTGATCAAAATGAGATAGCTGCTGTTGGAATCTCTAATCAACGGGAAACATTTGTTATATGGGATAAGAACGGAAAGCCGTTGCACCATGCTGTGGTCTGGCAATGCAAACGCTCTGTTCAGATCTGCGAAGAGTTAAAACAAAGCGGGCTATCAAAATCTGTCAATGAGAAAACAGGATTGGTGATCGATCCTTATTTCTCTGCTACAAAACTGATATGGCTGTTTCAAAATAATACTGCTGTTAGAGAAGCCATTCAAAAAGGTGAAGCTTATTTTGGTACGATTGATACATGGTTGCTGTATAAATTAACCAATGGACAATCTTATGCCACAGATTATACCAACGCTTCCCGTACATTATTATTTAATCTGCACAGTTTGCAATGGGATGCAGAGTTGATAAATAAATTTGGTCTGACAGGTATTCATCTGCCCGAAATAAAATCATCGTCTGCATTATTTGCTGAAACGGATCTTGCCGGGCTATTGGAGAAAAATATTCCAGTTACTGCAATGATCGGCGATTCACATGCAGCAGCATTTGGTGAAGGCTGTTTTGAAAAAGGAACCGCTAAAGCAACACTGGGAACAGGTTGCAGTATTTTAATGAATATCGGCGACAAACCTGTGCAATCGAATAATGGAATGGTTACGACTGTTTGCTGGAGCGCAAATGGCAGAATTGATTATGCCTTCGAAGGTGTAATTGTCAGCTGTGGTGCTACCATAGAATGGCTGAAAAATGAAATGAATTTATTTACTGATAGCAAAGAGACGGAGGCAATGGCAACTTCGGTTGCTGATAATGGCGGCGTTTATTTGATACCCGCTTTCAGTGGATTAGGTTCGCCTCATTGGGATATGGAACGCAGGGCATCTCTTACAGGCATTAGCTTTGGCACAACAAAGAATCATATCGTGAGAGCTGCGCTCGAATCAATTCCTTACCAGATCAAGGATGTAATTGTTGCAATGGAAAAAGATGCAGGCGTTTCATTACAGGAACTGAATGCTGATGGCGGTATTACTTCCAATACTTTTGTTATTCAGTTTTTAACTGATCTGTTAAACAAAAATGTTGCAACTATTGGAATGCCGGATGTGTCTGCATTGGGAGCAGCATACCTCGCAGGCTTGCAAACAGGTGTTTATAAAAGTATTGAAGCGCTGAAAAAATTAAATGCAAACAAAAAGAATAATCTGCCACAAGCTGATCTTTCAAATGTAAATAAAGGCTATGCAGGTTGGCAAAATGAAATAAACAACTAA
- a CDS encoding MGH1-like glycoside hydrolase domain-containing protein — MKKAIKYIVVLCVLCASLVQPSFAQLKPLVLKQDQFKHYVDYFNKMEEPNIEQAIPNAKSWEWMKKNIPLFECPQQNFEEIFYYRWWTLRKHIKKTEKGFVFTEFLIQRSYADKYNLISSGLGHHIYESRWLHDKTYMDNNLHVWYRANDGKPLKRLRFYSSWNIDAIYNRYLVNADKQFLLNMLPDLKEDYAAWEQEKKAANGLFWQFDVRDAMEETISGGRTEKNPRPSINGYMFGNAKALSAIAQLSGDQTNAQVYNRKADSIKQLTQQLLWHPQHQFFEVKKEKGDTLSNVKEEIGFIPWYFNMPDNTYNVAWRSLMDTKTFCAPFGITTADRSHPEFRTHGCCKCEWDGAVWPFATAQTLTGMANLLNNYKQDYVADSNYFSLLNTYVESQYYRGRPYIGEYLDEKTGYWLKGDEERSRYYNHSTFNDLIISGLVGLRPRADNTIEVNPLLPDNKWNWFCLDNVLYHGKIVTIIWDKDGTKYKKGTGLSVWVNGKKVASSLKLEKITGKL, encoded by the coding sequence ATGAAGAAGGCCATAAAATATATTGTAGTTCTCTGTGTTCTTTGTGCCTCTTTGGTTCAGCCTTCATTTGCACAACTGAAACCACTTGTATTAAAACAGGATCAGTTCAAACATTATGTTGATTATTTCAACAAAATGGAAGAACCGAATATTGAACAAGCCATTCCCAACGCAAAAAGCTGGGAGTGGATGAAAAAAAATATCCCATTGTTTGAATGTCCGCAGCAGAATTTTGAAGAGATCTTTTACTATCGATGGTGGACATTACGCAAACACATTAAGAAAACAGAAAAGGGATTTGTGTTTACGGAGTTTTTGATCCAACGTAGTTATGCCGATAAATACAATCTCATCTCCAGCGGACTTGGTCATCATATTTACGAATCAAGATGGCTGCACGATAAAACCTACATGGATAACAACCTGCATGTATGGTATCGGGCAAATGATGGAAAGCCGTTGAAGCGTTTGCGTTTTTACAGCAGTTGGAATATTGATGCGATCTATAATCGCTATCTCGTAAATGCTGATAAACAGTTTTTGCTGAATATGCTTCCCGATCTGAAAGAAGATTATGCAGCATGGGAGCAGGAAAAGAAAGCGGCGAATGGTTTGTTCTGGCAGTTTGATGTACGTGATGCCATGGAAGAAACGATCAGTGGTGGAAGAACAGAAAAGAATCCACGACCATCTATTAATGGATATATGTTTGGTAATGCAAAAGCATTATCTGCAATTGCACAATTAAGCGGCGATCAAACAAACGCACAGGTTTATAATCGTAAAGCTGATTCTATCAAACAGCTTACCCAACAATTGCTCTGGCATCCGCAGCATCAGTTTTTTGAAGTGAAGAAAGAGAAAGGAGATACTCTGTCGAATGTGAAAGAAGAGATCGGTTTTATTCCATGGTATTTCAATATGCCTGATAATACGTACAACGTTGCATGGAGAAGTTTGATGGATACAAAAACTTTCTGTGCACCTTTCGGTATTACAACTGCCGATCGCAGTCATCCGGAGTTCCGTACACACGGTTGTTGCAAGTGCGAATGGGATGGTGCAGTGTGGCCTTTTGCAACAGCACAAACATTAACAGGCATGGCCAACCTGTTGAATAATTACAAACAGGACTATGTGGCCGATAGTAACTACTTCAGCTTGTTGAATACTTATGTTGAATCGCAATACTATCGTGGCCGTCCATACATTGGTGAATATCTTGATGAGAAAACCGGTTATTGGTTAAAGGGTGACGAAGAGCGTAGCCGTTATTACAATCATTCCACATTCAATGATCTCATCATCAGCGGGCTGGTTGGTCTTCGCCCAAGAGCTGATAATACGATTGAAGTAAATCCATTGCTGCCCGATAACAAATGGAATTGGTTTTGCCTTGACAATGTGTTGTATCACGGCAAGATCGTTACCATTATTTGGGATAAGGATGGAACAAAATATAAAAAAGGAACAGGATTGAGTGTGTGGGTGAATGGAAAGAAAGTGGCTTCATCATTGAAGCTGGAAAAAATTACAGGAAAATTATGA
- a CDS encoding glycoside hydrolase family 2 protein has protein sequence MIGLFATKTQRQKAAQRKSFVHLCVLCVLVVLFVPLFSFSQATEKVYLSGTGSDQTVQWDFFCTGGMNANKWTKIAVPSCWELQGFGKYDYGFAKDSVRGKEKGLYKHRFNAPANWKGKVINIVFEGVMTDAEVKVNGKSAGEVHQGAFYAFKYDISKLLNYGKENLLEVTVAKHSSNQSVNEAERKADFWIFGGIFRPVWLEVLPAVHIEKVAIDAKANGMFHASLNVNSDDVLFKLAVSIFNGQGQLVSKSIINNPTIDNWKLWKINLKIANPQLWSPEKPNLYKAVFTTYHRDLSIHTVSQKFGFRTVEVKQRDGIYVNGVKVKMKGVNRHAFRPETGRTISKQISIEDVLLIKEMNMNAVRMSHYPPDDHFLDVCDSLGLFVMDELAGWHGNYDLKTGTKLLKEMIDHDVNHPSVIMWSNGNEGGHNLELDKYFKILDLQKRPVVHPWQLFNGVETQHYREYNYGIGNYEYGREIVMPTEFLHGWFDGGHGAGLEDYWEKMWRNPLSAGGFLWDLADNAVVRKDLNDSLDTDKHRAADGIVGPHHEKEGSYFTIKEIWSPVHFERKEITDAFDGKFNIENRYSYTNINTCSFSWKLKRFGVTSVQDKSGTAVAPNIAPSAKGVLQIDLPLNWENYDVLYITVKDKFQRELFTWSFALSTPMDVCERIIAKNGDAVINVPVTDTSMILVNVKDVSLMFNESNGILTSVRNKNGIIPFNNGPIVQEGENNFKGLKKYNDGDKFIIESTYDKKESYNTLKWTIYPSGWVQLQVNYFPAAYFTNFAGINFSFPEKEIQSVTYMGDGPYRVWKNRLKGNQFGVWSKTYNNTETGEAPWIYPEFKGYHSNFYEGYFFTKSNRFTVVTENEGLFLRLFTPAWKTDQWHNYEPLFPSGDISFMQGISSIGSKTQSNETTGPMGSKNIFYDYEKDPSRALHINLYFNFSAQ, from the coding sequence ATGATTGGTTTATTTGCCACAAAGACACAAAGACAGAAAGCAGCACAAAGAAAGTCCTTTGTGCATCTCTGTGTTCTTTGTGTCTTAGTGGTTCTCTTCGTTCCATTGTTTTCTTTTTCACAGGCAACAGAAAAAGTCTATCTCTCCGGAACAGGTAGTGATCAAACTGTACAATGGGATTTCTTCTGCACCGGTGGTATGAATGCCAATAAGTGGACAAAGATTGCCGTGCCAAGCTGCTGGGAATTGCAGGGTTTTGGTAAATACGATTATGGTTTTGCAAAAGACAGTGTACGTGGAAAAGAAAAGGGTTTGTACAAACATCGTTTCAATGCGCCTGCTAACTGGAAAGGTAAAGTCATCAACATCGTATTTGAAGGTGTGATGACCGATGCAGAAGTAAAAGTAAACGGTAAATCTGCAGGTGAGGTACATCAAGGTGCTTTCTATGCATTCAAGTATGATATTTCAAAACTGCTCAATTATGGAAAAGAAAATCTGTTGGAAGTAACTGTCGCCAAACATTCTTCCAATCAATCAGTGAATGAAGCAGAACGTAAAGCAGACTTCTGGATTTTCGGTGGCATCTTTCGTCCGGTGTGGTTGGAGGTGTTACCTGCTGTGCATATTGAGAAGGTTGCTATTGACGCAAAAGCAAATGGAATGTTTCATGCAAGCCTGAATGTAAATAGTGATGATGTTTTATTTAAGCTTGCAGTATCTATTTTTAATGGACAGGGACAATTAGTCAGTAAATCAATTATTAATAATCCAACAATTGACAATTGGAAATTATGGAAGATCAATTTAAAAATTGCTAATCCACAATTATGGAGTCCTGAAAAACCGAATTTGTATAAAGCTGTTTTTACAACCTATCATAGGGATTTGTCAATTCATACTGTTTCACAAAAATTTGGTTTCCGCACCGTAGAAGTAAAACAGCGTGATGGTATTTATGTAAACGGTGTGAAGGTGAAAATGAAAGGCGTGAACCGTCATGCATTTCGTCCAGAAACAGGAAGAACTATCAGCAAACAGATCAGTATTGAAGATGTGTTGCTGATAAAAGAAATGAACATGAATGCCGTGCGGATGAGTCATTATCCACCTGATGATCATTTCTTGGATGTGTGTGATTCACTTGGTTTGTTTGTGATGGATGAACTGGCTGGCTGGCATGGTAATTACGATTTAAAAACAGGGACGAAGCTGTTGAAAGAAATGATTGACCATGATGTCAATCATCCTTCGGTGATAATGTGGAGTAATGGAAATGAAGGCGGGCATAATTTGGAACTGGATAAATATTTCAAAATACTGGATTTACAAAAAAGACCCGTTGTACATCCCTGGCAATTATTTAATGGTGTGGAAACACAACATTACCGTGAATATAATTATGGTATTGGCAATTACGAATACGGAAGGGAAATTGTAATGCCCACTGAATTTTTGCACGGCTGGTTTGATGGCGGCCATGGTGCAGGGCTGGAAGATTACTGGGAAAAAATGTGGCGTAATCCATTAAGTGCAGGTGGCTTTTTATGGGACTTAGCAGATAATGCAGTTGTGCGTAAAGATTTAAACGATTCACTCGATACAGATAAGCATAGGGCAGCGGATGGCATCGTTGGCCCACATCACGAAAAAGAAGGAAGTTATTTTACTATTAAAGAAATTTGGAGCCCGGTACATTTTGAACGAAAAGAAATTACCGATGCATTTGATGGAAAATTCAATATTGAAAACAGGTATAGTTATACCAATATCAACACCTGCAGTTTTAGCTGGAAGCTAAAACGGTTTGGGGTTACCAGTGTGCAGGACAAAAGCGGCACTGCTGTTGCGCCAAACATTGCACCATCAGCCAAAGGTGTATTGCAAATTGACCTGCCTTTAAACTGGGAAAATTATGATGTGCTTTACATTACTGTAAAAGATAAATTCCAGAGAGAATTGTTTACATGGAGCTTTGCACTTAGCACGCCGATGGACGTTTGCGAAAGAATAATTGCAAAAAATGGTGATGCAGTAATCAATGTACCGGTTACTGATACTAGTATGATTTTGGTGAATGTGAAAGATGTGTCTTTAATGTTTAACGAATCAAATGGAATACTCACCTCTGTTAGAAATAAAAATGGAATTATTCCATTTAACAACGGCCCGATAGTTCAGGAAGGAGAAAACAATTTTAAAGGATTAAAGAAATATAATGACGGCGATAAATTTATCATCGAATCTACTTACGATAAAAAAGAAAGTTACAACACGCTCAAGTGGACGATCTATCCTTCGGGTTGGGTGCAGTTGCAGGTGAATTATTTTCCTGCTGCTTACTTCACCAATTTTGCAGGTATTAATTTTTCTTTTCCTGAAAAAGAAATTCAATCGGTAACGTATATGGGCGATGGTCCTTACCGTGTCTGGAAAAACCGTTTGAAAGGAAATCAATTCGGAGTGTGGAGCAAAACTTACAACAATACCGAAACAGGTGAAGCACCATGGATCTATCCGGAGTTCAAAGGTTATCATTCTAATTTTTACGAAGGTTACTTCTTCACAAAGTCAAATCGTTTTACTGTTGTAACAGAAAATGAAGGGTTATTCCTTCGACTCTTTACACCTGCATGGAAAACTGACCAGTGGCATAATTATGAACCGCTGTTCCCATCAGGTGATATTTCATTCATGCAGGGCATCAGCAGCATCGGCAGTAAAACACAAAGTAACGAAACGACAGGGCCCATGGGTAGTAAGAATATTTTTTACGATTACGAAAAAGATCCGTCGAGGGCTTTGCACATCAACTTATACTTTAACTTCTCAGCACAATAA
- a CDS encoding family 78 glycoside hydrolase catalytic domain: MKRIITLLVLFISVQQLTAQVTVSNLRCEMLLNPLGIDVKKPRLSWQLQSNQRNVVQTSYQILVSSSAQNLQLNKGDVWNSGNINSNQSLHVQYNGAELKPGKTYYWKVFVQTNKGKAVATQTAFFSTGLTTELWKAKWIGYDKGSAWDSITQWSRLSARYLRKEFSSKPAVKRATVYLSGLGMYELYINGKKIGDQVLAPNPTDYRKTYFYNTHDVTALIKAGSNAIATVLGNGRFFTMRQNYKTQKHNTFGFPKLLLQLEIEYADGTKKTVVSDESWKLNVDGPIRTNNEYDGEEYDATKEFNGWTNAGFNDSKWMQPELVEATTGKMVAQMSEPMKVMKTIKPVSIKKTASGKYILDMGQNFAGWIKLQNINGKKGEKVTLRFAESLQSNGEVFVANLRDAKVTNIYTLKGTGNEIWQPSFVYNGFRYVEVSTFPGTPTINQFEGNLVYDAIETTGSFQTSNATINTIYKNAWWGIASNYKGMPVDCPQRNERQPWLGDRTVGSQGESYVFNNANLYAKWMQDIEDSQTEEGSIPDVAPAFWNYYSDDVTWPAAYIFISNNLYNQFGDITPIQKHYPSMKKWMMYMKSKYMKDYIITRDKYGDWCVPPESLNLIHAKDTNRLTDGKLIATAYYYKLLSYMQRFANITNNKEDATYYGSLSDSIRTAFQETFYNPKLKQYSNNTVTANLLPLYFGICPDSLRTAVFEKIRIKTHVENHGHISTGLIGSQWIMRGLTEYGYPDLAYIMASNKTYPSWGYMAENGATTIWELWNGNTADPNMNSQNHVMLLGDLLTWFYENLAGIRTNKTDVAFKKIIMKPTMPAGLDFVKASYNSFHGLIKSEWNNSVDKFEWKISIPANTSATVYIPANSVDQITESGAAIVNSKDIKFIKEDDGAVVLEIASGNYTFIRSKKYRKGIVKDEFIFDRASFPESHAATIAETPEGLIASWFGGTKEGYKDVCIWTSHFKNGQWTAPAKVADGVMNDTLRYPTYNPVLFYAPNGELLLFYKIGPNVAGWTGWMKRSKDNGHTWSEREALPEGFLGPIKNKPELINGVLLCPSSTEKTGWKAHVEFTKDFGKTWTKTEAINDPKILQAIQPSILKYSDGRLQILCRSRNTTLNESWSSDGGKTWSEMKASALPNNNSGTDAVTLKDGRQLLVYNHNLPNASWVNGKGPRTPLNVAITKDGKVWSAALILEDSPISQYSYPSVIQTKDGMVHIVYTWRREKIKHVVLDPSKLELKEIVNKKWPGAKETVGKTTDD, encoded by the coding sequence ATGAAAAGAATTATAACCTTACTTGTTCTGTTTATTTCTGTTCAGCAATTAACTGCACAGGTAACAGTGAGTAATCTTCGCTGCGAAATGCTGCTGAACCCATTGGGTATTGATGTAAAAAAACCAAGATTAAGCTGGCAATTGCAAAGCAACCAACGTAATGTTGTGCAAACAAGCTATCAGATACTGGTGAGCAGCTCTGCTCAAAACCTGCAACTGAATAAAGGCGATGTATGGAACTCCGGCAACATCAACAGCAATCAATCATTGCATGTGCAATACAATGGTGCAGAATTGAAGCCGGGTAAAACTTATTACTGGAAAGTGTTTGTGCAAACGAATAAAGGGAAAGCTGTTGCTACACAAACAGCGTTCTTTTCAACCGGACTTACAACAGAATTATGGAAAGCAAAATGGATCGGTTATGATAAAGGTTCTGCATGGGATAGTATTACACAATGGAGCAGGTTAAGTGCAAGATACCTGCGCAAAGAATTTAGCAGTAAGCCTGCAGTAAAAAGGGCAACTGTTTATCTCTCCGGTTTGGGTATGTACGAACTCTACATCAATGGAAAAAAGATCGGTGACCAGGTATTAGCGCCTAATCCAACTGATTATCGCAAGACTTATTTCTACAATACACATGATGTAACGGCACTGATCAAAGCAGGAAGTAATGCAATTGCAACAGTATTAGGCAACGGTCGTTTCTTCACGATGCGTCAGAATTACAAAACGCAAAAGCATAATACATTCGGTTTTCCCAAACTCCTATTGCAGTTAGAAATTGAATATGCAGATGGAACAAAGAAAACGGTGGTAAGTGATGAAAGCTGGAAATTAAATGTGGATGGCCCTATCCGCACCAACAATGAATATGATGGCGAAGAATATGATGCAACAAAAGAATTCAATGGCTGGACGAATGCTGGCTTTAATGATAGCAAATGGATGCAACCGGAATTAGTGGAAGCAACCACAGGAAAAATGGTAGCGCAAATGAGCGAACCCATGAAAGTGATGAAAACCATCAAGCCCGTTTCAATTAAAAAAACTGCCAGTGGAAAATACATCCTTGATATGGGACAGAATTTTGCAGGATGGATCAAGTTGCAAAATATCAATGGTAAGAAAGGAGAAAAGGTTACACTACGTTTTGCAGAAAGCTTACAATCAAATGGTGAAGTGTTTGTAGCAAACCTGAGAGATGCAAAGGTGACAAATATTTATACGTTGAAAGGAACAGGCAATGAGATTTGGCAGCCTTCTTTTGTGTACAATGGTTTCCGTTATGTGGAGGTATCAACATTTCCAGGCACACCAACTATTAATCAGTTTGAAGGAAACTTAGTGTATGATGCCATTGAAACAACAGGATCATTTCAAACATCTAATGCAACGATCAATACAATTTATAAAAATGCATGGTGGGGCATCGCATCAAATTACAAAGGCATGCCCGTTGATTGTCCGCAGCGTAACGAACGTCAACCTTGGTTAGGCGATCGTACTGTTGGATCACAAGGTGAAAGTTATGTATTCAACAATGCAAATCTTTATGCCAAGTGGATGCAGGATATTGAAGACAGTCAAACAGAAGAAGGAAGTATTCCCGATGTGGCACCTGCTTTCTGGAATTATTATAGTGATGATGTGACTTGGCCAGCAGCCTATATTTTCATCAGCAATAATTTATACAATCAGTTTGGTGATATTACTCCGATTCAAAAACATTATCCATCCATGAAGAAATGGATGATGTACATGAAGAGTAAGTACATGAAGGATTATATTATTACCCGTGATAAATATGGTGACTGGTGTGTGCCACCTGAAAGCCTGAATCTCATTCATGCAAAAGATACCAATCGTTTAACGGATGGCAAGTTGATTGCAACGGCTTACTATTACAAGTTGCTGTCATACATGCAGCGCTTTGCCAATATTACCAACAACAAAGAAGATGCAACCTATTATGGTTCGCTAAGCGATAGTATCCGTACCGCATTTCAAGAAACATTTTACAATCCAAAACTGAAACAATACAGCAACAATACGGTTACTGCAAACTTGTTACCGTTGTATTTTGGTATTTGTCCTGATTCGTTACGAACAGCAGTATTTGAAAAAATCAGGATCAAAACGCATGTGGAAAATCATGGACATATCAGTACGGGGCTAATTGGTTCACAATGGATCATGCGTGGATTAACGGAGTATGGTTATCCTGATCTGGCTTATATCATGGCATCAAACAAAACTTATCCCAGTTGGGGTTATATGGCGGAGAATGGTGCAACTACTATTTGGGAATTGTGGAATGGTAACACCGCCGATCCCAATATGAACAGCCAGAATCATGTAATGCTTCTCGGTGATCTGCTCACCTGGTTCTATGAAAATCTTGCGGGTATCAGAACAAACAAAACAGATGTGGCGTTCAAGAAGATCATCATGAAACCAACTATGCCTGCAGGTTTGGATTTTGTAAAAGCATCGTACAATAGTTTCCATGGTTTGATCAAAAGCGAATGGAATAATTCAGTAGATAAATTTGAATGGAAGATCAGCATACCGGCCAACACGTCAGCTACTGTTTATATTCCTGCAAACAGTGTAGATCAAATTACAGAAAGCGGAGCAGCTATTGTAAACAGCAAAGACATTAAATTCATTAAAGAAGATGATGGGGCAGTGGTGCTTGAAATTGCATCGGGCAATTACACGTTCATCCGCAGCAAAAAATACAGAAAAGGAATTGTAAAAGATGAATTCATTTTTGATCGGGCATCTTTTCCTGAAAGTCATGCTGCTACTATTGCAGAAACACCGGAAGGTTTAATTGCTTCATGGTTTGGCGGTACAAAAGAAGGCTACAAAGATGTGTGCATCTGGACAAGTCATTTCAAGAACGGCCAATGGACAGCACCTGCAAAAGTTGCTGACGGTGTAATGAATGATACATTGCGCTATCCTACTTACAATCCTGTTTTGTTTTATGCACCAAATGGTGAACTGTTGTTATTTTATAAAATAGGACCTAATGTAGCAGGCTGGACGGGCTGGATGAAACGCAGCAAAGACAACGGTCACACATGGAGCGAACGGGAGGCTTTGCCCGAAGGATTTCTTGGCCCTATCAAAAACAAACCTGAATTAATCAATGGAGTTTTGCTTTGCCCAAGCAGTACAGAAAAAACAGGCTGGAAAGCACATGTTGAATTCACAAAAGATTTCGGCAAAACATGGACGAAGACAGAAGCCATCAACGATCCGAAAATATTACAAGCCATTCAACCAAGTATTTTAAAATATTCTGATGGTCGTTTGCAGATCCTTTGTCGCAGCCGCAACACCACGCTCAACGAAAGCTGGAGTAGTGACGGTGGCAAAACATGGAGCGAAATGAAAGCATCTGCATTGCCGAATAACAATTCAGGAACAGATGCTGTAACATTGAAAGATGGAAGACAATTGTTGGTGTACAACCATAATCTTCCAAATGCATCATGGGTAAATGGCAAAGGTCCACGGACACCATTGAATGTTGCTATCACAAAAGATGGTAAAGTGTGGAGTGCTGCGTTGATACTGGAAGATTCTCCTATCAGTCAGTATTCGTATCCATCGGTGATACAAACAAAAGATGGAATGGTGCATATTGTTTATACATGGAGAAGAGAAAAGATCAAACATGTGGTGCTTGATCCGAGCAAACTGGAATTGAAAGAAATTGTGAACAAGAAATGGCCGGGAGCGAAAGAGACTGTTGGAAAAACAACGGATGATTAA